In Mycolicibacterium mucogenicum DSM 44124, the following are encoded in one genomic region:
- a CDS encoding PQQ-binding-like beta-propeller repeat protein, with the protein MLVGLSAVCLGVAVGLLVWAAGLSVWSWLVPEPSPGYAAWSESVRQGDNASYWAGMSPKAVASSVCAVAVILVAALVIVRFKRVSRYWGWSVLAAAIALAYLLLADSGMRQFFDWMQRLPVTPKLPTAVSSWWLAVSGTVAAALAAPAAARSARGGLWLAGIGLVVAVVVAGAATMSALRAGDDSRFVDATTATQTAVPPSPDRLGQKAFTIRIADDNGPSRGRNWRVEPGGAGFVTYGKDGVTAYGPDGVERWHYRRSGPRYQTVADVAVFDQGSTVVVMLGGRPAMLIGLDAFTGQQLWWSTDGGVTKAFGYLDYNRRSPPYLVGTNKDASEWTRYDTRTGKLLWSIPAPSTECRGWYGGNPSLPGSAYRCVSGDKADIRFVDVDPSTGQIRWKTTLLAGLPYSGHDLNAIRPSISRAGRDGYVMGAYVESTSDVGTFVSTADRRVLDFHGQVLVYRTRDESADFLATGPAPADDFMLRGPDGQARCTFADYPMTDLLNARAVILGAEVVFAKRQLKVFNRSDCTATGTAPTADAEEIIAASGVVLAVRTEDSGTYVDGYR; encoded by the coding sequence GTGCTGGTGGGCTTGTCGGCAGTCTGCCTCGGCGTGGCCGTGGGCCTGTTGGTTTGGGCGGCGGGGTTATCGGTGTGGAGCTGGCTGGTGCCGGAACCCTCGCCTGGCTACGCGGCGTGGTCAGAGTCTGTGCGACAGGGTGACAACGCGTCGTATTGGGCGGGTATGTCCCCCAAAGCAGTTGCGTCATCGGTATGTGCGGTCGCCGTCATTCTTGTTGCCGCGCTGGTGATCGTGCGTTTCAAACGGGTGTCGCGGTACTGGGGATGGAGTGTGCTGGCAGCCGCTATCGCGTTGGCGTACTTGCTGTTGGCAGACTCTGGGATGAGGCAGTTTTTCGACTGGATGCAACGCCTCCCGGTGACACCCAAATTGCCTACCGCGGTGAGCAGTTGGTGGCTGGCTGTGTCGGGCACCGTGGCTGCTGCCCTTGCCGCGCCCGCTGCCGCTCGGTCGGCACGGGGTGGTCTCTGGCTCGCCGGTATCGGATTGGTGGTGGCCGTGGTGGTCGCCGGCGCCGCGACGATGTCGGCGCTGCGCGCCGGTGACGACAGTCGGTTTGTCGATGCCACCACAGCGACGCAGACAGCCGTTCCACCAAGTCCAGATCGTCTGGGGCAAAAAGCTTTTACGATCCGCATTGCCGACGACAATGGCCCGTCGCGTGGGCGGAATTGGCGCGTTGAGCCAGGCGGGGCCGGATTCGTCACCTATGGCAAGGACGGGGTAACCGCGTACGGGCCCGACGGCGTCGAACGTTGGCACTATCGCCGCAGCGGACCTCGTTATCAGACCGTCGCCGACGTGGCTGTATTCGATCAAGGAAGCACAGTCGTCGTCATGCTGGGCGGTCGTCCGGCAATGCTGATCGGTCTGGACGCCTTCACCGGCCAACAACTTTGGTGGTCCACCGACGGTGGCGTGACGAAAGCCTTTGGCTATCTGGACTACAACCGCAGATCGCCGCCGTATCTCGTTGGAACCAACAAGGATGCCAGCGAGTGGACCCGCTACGACACCCGGACCGGAAAACTGCTGTGGTCGATACCGGCGCCGTCCACTGAATGCCGCGGTTGGTACGGCGGAAACCCCAGCCTGCCGGGTTCCGCATATCGGTGTGTGTCCGGTGACAAAGCCGACATTCGCTTCGTCGACGTTGATCCATCGACGGGCCAAATTCGTTGGAAGACAACACTGCTGGCGGGACTGCCATATTCCGGCCACGACCTCAACGCCATCCGTCCGAGCATCAGCCGCGCGGGCCGAGATGGATATGTGATGGGCGCGTACGTTGAATCGACCAGCGACGTGGGTACTTTCGTGAGTACGGCCGACCGGCGTGTTCTAGATTTTCACGGGCAGGTGCTTGTCTATCGGACACGCGACGAGTCGGCGGACTTTCTGGCCACGGGACCTGCCCCAGCGGACGACTTCATGTTGAGAGGCCCAGACGGGCAAGCGCGATGTACCTTCGCGGACTACCCGATGACCGATCTGTTGAATGCGCGAGCGGTGATTCTCGGTGCTGAGGTGGTGTTCGCCAAACGACAATTGAAGGTCTTCAACCGCAGCGATTGCACCGCCACCGGCACTGCACCGACGGCTGATGCCGAGGAGATCATCGCCGCATCCGGTGTCGTCCTTGCCGTACGTACGGAGGACAGTGGAACGTACGTCGACGGGTACCGCTGA
- a CDS encoding DUF4878 domain-containing protein, with product MTGWQGSGYNGPNPGGGAGRSSDEEETAIHQTTPPAAPGWPPQTPPPLSQPPAGQAQTPAWGQPAAPQTGGWGQAPSAPTGAPQGWGTPPAAPGAGQGWPGAPAGGYGAQPFVTPPKKNKVPLIIAAIVVVLVVLGGGIYYVYDSFGSGDNGGSSSASEVVKGYLEALSNGNADMALSFSNDQPASKEFLSSDVLKKQTAEWPISDIRILNEDKTMESIGRADVHVAAKFGDKNSDATIHVKKEGGKWQLAHAAVKVDLSSLSSSNNAADKTMTVFGKEIGEESAIYVFPGFLELGSTSPYVTVTNSKPLLLDAIEGYSASAYLQPKFALNDSGTKTIAKLLDAAYGSCSSSRSLVPPAPCPVKISDRELVDGTVTWSQPDMSAVKIGDLDEYRMEVRISGEVHYEVSGQGRRGGTTRGTVTSYVTGTTADVSGEQVKIKFN from the coding sequence ATGACGGGTTGGCAGGGGAGCGGTTACAACGGTCCCAACCCAGGTGGGGGCGCGGGCAGGTCGTCCGACGAAGAAGAGACGGCGATTCACCAGACCACCCCACCGGCTGCGCCCGGATGGCCCCCGCAGACGCCGCCGCCGTTGAGTCAGCCGCCCGCAGGCCAGGCGCAGACACCAGCATGGGGCCAGCCCGCCGCGCCGCAGACCGGCGGCTGGGGCCAGGCGCCGAGCGCACCCACCGGGGCGCCGCAGGGGTGGGGGACCCCGCCGGCGGCACCAGGTGCCGGCCAGGGGTGGCCGGGAGCGCCGGCCGGTGGCTACGGCGCGCAGCCGTTCGTCACCCCGCCGAAGAAGAACAAGGTGCCGCTGATCATCGCCGCCATCGTCGTGGTGCTCGTCGTGCTGGGTGGTGGCATCTACTACGTCTACGACTCATTCGGCTCCGGCGACAACGGCGGCTCGAGTTCGGCCAGCGAGGTCGTCAAGGGCTACCTGGAAGCGCTGTCGAACGGTAACGCCGACATGGCGCTGTCCTTCAGCAACGACCAACCGGCGTCGAAGGAGTTCCTCTCCAGCGACGTGCTGAAGAAGCAGACCGCCGAATGGCCGATCAGTGACATCCGCATCCTGAACGAAGACAAGACCATGGAGTCGATCGGCCGCGCCGACGTCCACGTGGCAGCCAAGTTCGGCGACAAGAACTCCGATGCGACGATCCACGTCAAGAAGGAAGGCGGCAAGTGGCAGCTGGCCCACGCCGCCGTCAAGGTCGACCTGTCGTCGTTGAGCAGCTCCAACAATGCCGCAGACAAGACGATGACGGTGTTCGGCAAGGAGATCGGCGAGGAATCGGCGATCTACGTGTTTCCCGGCTTCCTGGAACTCGGCAGCACCAGTCCGTACGTGACGGTCACCAACAGCAAGCCGTTGCTGCTCGACGCCATTGAGGGATATTCGGCGAGCGCCTACCTGCAGCCGAAGTTCGCGCTCAACGATTCCGGCACCAAGACCATCGCCAAGCTGCTGGACGCGGCGTACGGCAGCTGCTCGTCGTCGCGTTCACTCGTCCCGCCCGCACCCTGCCCGGTGAAGATCAGTGACCGGGAACTGGTCGACGGCACCGTCACCTGGAGCCAGCCCGACATGAGCGCCGTCAAGATCGGCGATCTGGACGAATACCGCATGGAAGTACGCATTTCCGGCGAGGTGCACTACGAGGTCAGCGGCCAGGGCCGCCGCGGCGGTACCACGCGGGGCACGGTGACCTCGTACGTCACCGGCACCACCGCGGACGTCAGCGGCGAGCAGGTGAAGATCAAGTTCAACTGA
- a CDS encoding LON peptidase substrate-binding domain-containing protein has product MPITPMFPLESALLPGDELPLRIFEPRYGELVRDCMAAAEQVFGVVLISAGREVGGGDARCSVGALARIDRCQPQGVGRYMLSCSVTDRIRIVQWHNDDPYPRAEIERWPDEPGPVVTEASIVAVEDRIIAVFERIASAQGARLRDRDSILARTVKPDVGQRLYALAALLPIGQADKYSVLAAPNAAARLDALEEAVESLTAMVEFQLSED; this is encoded by the coding sequence GTGCCCATCACGCCGATGTTCCCGCTGGAATCCGCGCTACTGCCCGGCGACGAACTGCCGCTGCGCATCTTCGAGCCGCGGTACGGCGAACTGGTGCGGGACTGCATGGCCGCCGCGGAGCAGGTGTTCGGCGTGGTGCTGATCTCGGCCGGCCGCGAGGTCGGCGGCGGCGACGCCCGGTGCTCGGTCGGCGCGCTCGCCCGCATCGACCGGTGCCAGCCGCAGGGCGTCGGTCGGTACATGCTGAGCTGCAGCGTGACCGACCGCATCCGAATCGTGCAGTGGCACAACGACGATCCGTACCCGCGGGCCGAGATCGAGCGGTGGCCCGACGAGCCGGGGCCCGTGGTCACGGAGGCGTCCATCGTGGCGGTCGAGGACCGGATCATCGCAGTGTTCGAACGCATCGCGTCGGCTCAGGGCGCGCGCCTGCGGGACCGGGACTCGATCCTGGCGCGAACCGTCAAACCCGATGTGGGACAACGGCTGTACGCGCTGGCCGCGTTACTGCCGATCGGCCAGGCCGACAAGTATTCGGTGCTGGCTGCGCCGAATGCCGCGGCCCGGCTGGACGCGCTCGAGGAAGCGGTCGAGAGCCTCACGGCGATGGTGGAATTCCAGCTGTCCGAGGACTAG
- a CDS encoding glutamate--cysteine ligase produces MSSLPGSADSHTPPRIDFAGSPRPTLGVEWEFALVDARTRDLSNEAAAVIAEIGETPHVHKELLRNTVEVVTGVCDTVGEAMDDLRSTLGPVRRIVRDRGMELFCAGTHPFAEWESQQLTEGQRYAELIKRTQWWGRQMLIWGVHVHVGISSAHKVMPIITSLLNQYPHLLALSASSPYWDGEDTGYASNRAMMFQQLPTAGLPFHFQKWSHFERFVYDQRKTGIIDHMNEIRWDIRPSPHLGTIEVRIFDGVSNIAELGALVALTHCLIVDLDRRLDAGEQLPTMPPWHVQENKWRAARYGLDAEIILDADSNERLVTEDLDDLLNRLEPVAASLNCADELARVADIYTLGGSYQRQRRVAEETDGDLLQVVDALVSELEL; encoded by the coding sequence GTGTCATCGCTGCCGGGTAGCGCGGACAGCCACACCCCACCGCGAATCGATTTCGCCGGGTCGCCTCGGCCGACCCTCGGCGTCGAATGGGAGTTCGCCCTCGTCGATGCCCGCACGCGTGACCTCAGCAACGAGGCCGCCGCGGTCATCGCCGAGATCGGCGAGACGCCGCATGTGCACAAGGAATTGCTGCGCAACACCGTTGAGGTCGTCACCGGCGTGTGCGACACCGTCGGCGAGGCCATGGATGATCTGCGGTCCACGCTCGGCCCGGTACGCCGGATCGTGCGCGACCGCGGCATGGAGTTGTTCTGTGCCGGCACCCACCCGTTCGCGGAGTGGGAGAGCCAGCAGCTCACCGAAGGCCAGCGCTACGCCGAGTTGATCAAACGGACCCAGTGGTGGGGCCGCCAGATGCTGATCTGGGGCGTGCACGTGCACGTCGGGATCTCGTCGGCGCACAAGGTGATGCCGATCATCACGTCGCTGCTCAACCAGTACCCGCATCTGCTGGCACTGTCGGCGTCGTCGCCGTACTGGGACGGTGAGGACACCGGCTACGCCAGCAACCGCGCCATGATGTTCCAGCAGTTGCCGACTGCGGGTCTGCCGTTCCACTTCCAGAAGTGGTCGCACTTCGAGCGCTTCGTCTATGACCAGCGCAAGACCGGCATCATCGACCACATGAACGAAATCCGTTGGGACATCCGGCCGTCGCCGCATCTCGGCACGATCGAGGTCCGGATTTTCGACGGCGTGTCCAACATCGCCGAACTCGGTGCGCTGGTTGCGCTGACACACTGCCTGATCGTCGACCTGGACCGCCGGCTGGACGCCGGTGAGCAGCTGCCGACCATGCCGCCCTGGCATGTGCAGGAAAACAAGTGGCGCGCAGCGCGTTACGGGCTGGACGCCGAGATCATCCTGGATGCCGACAGCAACGAGCGGCTGGTCACCGAAGATCTCGACGACCTGCTGAACCGGCTGGAACCCGTTGCGGCATCGCTGAATTGCGCCGACGAGCTGGCCCGGGTCGCCGATATCTACACCCTCGGCGGCTCCTATCAGCGGCAGCGCCGGGTCGCCGAGGAAACCGACGGGGACCTGCTGCAGGTCGTCGACGCGCTGGTCTCGGAGCTGGAGTTGTAG
- a CDS encoding LytR C-terminal domain-containing protein, with protein MNQRESSGLPLRAMVMVLLFLGVVFLLVAFQSLSSDSSSDSNSSSSSASATSATATTTSTTPAPAKADVKVFNISEVAGAAKGVADKLHEAQWNVTETDNLSVDAPPPATTVYFGDAAGEKEAAEAVGKILDAPVEPRIPALNDKGPGVIVLVTG; from the coding sequence ATGAATCAGCGAGAGTCCTCCGGACTGCCCCTGCGCGCCATGGTCATGGTGCTGTTGTTCCTTGGTGTCGTGTTCCTGCTGGTGGCGTTCCAGTCGCTGAGTTCGGACAGCAGCTCCGACTCGAACTCGTCGAGCAGCTCCGCCAGCGCGACATCGGCCACGGCCACCACGACGTCGACGACGCCCGCGCCGGCCAAGGCCGACGTCAAGGTCTTCAACATCTCCGAGGTTGCCGGCGCTGCGAAGGGCGTCGCTGACAAGCTGCACGAGGCGCAGTGGAACGTCACCGAGACCGACAATCTCAGCGTGGACGCTCCGCCGCCCGCCACGACCGTGTATTTCGGTGACGCCGCAGGGGAGAAGGAGGCCGCCGAAGCGGTCGGCAAAATCCTCGACGCACCCGTCGAACCACGCATCCCGGCGCTCAATGACAAGGGACCAGGCGTGATCGTTCTGGTGACCGGTTAG
- a CDS encoding DUF3263 domain-containing protein — translation MDGAMARTERSGDDSELADGLTRREHDILGFERQWWKFAGSKEDAIKELFSMSATRYYQVLNALVDRPEALAADPMLVKRLRRQRASRQKAKAARRLGFEIT, via the coding sequence ATGGACGGCGCTATGGCGCGTACTGAGCGATCCGGGGACGACTCTGAGCTCGCCGACGGGTTGACCCGCCGCGAACACGACATTCTTGGTTTCGAACGTCAGTGGTGGAAATTCGCGGGTTCCAAAGAGGACGCCATCAAGGAACTGTTCTCGATGTCGGCGACCCGGTACTACCAGGTGCTCAACGCGCTGGTCGACCGGCCTGAGGCGCTGGCCGCGGACCCGATGCTGGTCAAGCGACTGCGCCGGCAGCGGGCCAGCCGACAGAAGGCCAAGGCCGCGCGTCGTCTCGGTTTCGAAATCACCTAG
- a CDS encoding peptide deformylase has product MAVRPICIVGDPVLHTATTPVAVGADGSLPSDLAELIDDMYETMDKANGVGLAANQIGVGLRLFVYDCADDRGQTARRRGVVINPVLETSEIPETMPDPDYDDEGCLSVPGESFPTGRATWAKVTGLDADGKPVELEGTGLFARMLQHETGHLDGFLYLDCLIGRNARAAKRMIKSNKWGVPGLSWMPGEVDDPFGH; this is encoded by the coding sequence ATGGCTGTCCGTCCAATCTGCATCGTCGGTGACCCTGTCCTGCACACCGCGACCACTCCGGTGGCCGTCGGCGCCGACGGGTCGCTTCCTTCCGATCTCGCCGAGCTGATCGACGACATGTACGAAACGATGGACAAGGCCAACGGCGTGGGCCTGGCTGCAAACCAGATCGGCGTCGGGCTGCGGTTGTTCGTCTACGACTGCGCCGACGACCGCGGCCAGACCGCGCGGCGTCGCGGCGTGGTGATCAACCCGGTCCTCGAGACGTCGGAAATCCCCGAGACCATGCCCGACCCGGACTACGACGACGAGGGCTGCCTGTCGGTTCCCGGTGAGTCGTTCCCGACCGGCCGCGCCACGTGGGCGAAGGTCACCGGCCTGGACGCCGACGGCAAGCCGGTCGAGCTGGAAGGCACCGGCCTGTTCGCCCGCATGCTGCAGCACGAGACCGGCCACCTCGACGGCTTCCTGTACCTCGACTGCCTGATCGGCCGCAACGCGCGGGCCGCCAAGCGGATGATCAAGTCGAACAAGTGGGGCGTGCCGGGGCTGAGCTGGATGCCGGGCGAGGTCGACGACCCGTTCGGGCACTGA
- a CDS encoding N-acetylglutamate synthase, CG3035 family has protein sequence MPSVGSRVSLRYRLAEPEAGPGSEAVTDVVGHLEALTPVVVVRTKSGERVEISPAAVMSVRELSHAPVRNSEIRAVEHAAALAWPGTEQLWVDGWLLRAGGTDMRTNSAVPLLFSSDLTALPAIAAWYAARGLQPWVALPERLLPVRSEGVEPNRVLTVELPGGAAAELPSIPDARWRQIHAQDVPVEVLTAVVDGDVAFATVADAAVGRVAVTTAPDGRVWAGLSGIAVLESERRRGLGRAVCAELMSWAAGRGATHAYIRVPDDNAPAIALAESIGFRLHHRSRYVLL, from the coding sequence ATGCCCTCGGTCGGTAGCCGCGTCTCGTTGCGCTACCGGTTGGCCGAACCGGAGGCCGGTCCCGGGTCTGAGGCCGTCACCGACGTCGTCGGTCACCTCGAGGCACTCACCCCGGTCGTCGTCGTACGCACCAAATCGGGTGAGCGCGTCGAGATCAGCCCCGCCGCGGTGATGTCGGTGCGCGAGCTGTCCCATGCCCCGGTGCGCAATTCAGAGATACGCGCGGTCGAACATGCCGCCGCGCTGGCCTGGCCGGGCACCGAGCAGCTCTGGGTCGACGGCTGGCTGCTGCGAGCCGGCGGCACCGATATGCGAACCAACTCGGCTGTGCCGCTGCTCTTTTCGTCAGACTTGACGGCCCTGCCGGCGATCGCCGCCTGGTACGCCGCACGCGGACTACAACCGTGGGTGGCGCTGCCGGAGCGGCTGCTGCCGGTCCGTTCCGAGGGCGTCGAGCCCAATCGCGTTCTGACCGTTGAATTGCCGGGCGGCGCGGCTGCCGAACTGCCCTCGATCCCGGATGCCCGGTGGCGGCAGATTCACGCGCAGGACGTGCCTGTCGAGGTCCTCACTGCCGTCGTCGACGGCGACGTGGCGTTCGCCACGGTGGCCGACGCGGCGGTCGGGCGCGTCGCCGTGACCACAGCACCCGACGGCAGGGTGTGGGCCGGGTTGTCGGGCATCGCCGTGCTCGAGTCGGAACGCCGGCGCGGACTGGGCCGCGCCGTCTGCGCCGAGCTGATGTCCTGGGCCGCCGGCCGCGGTGCGACGCACGCCTACATACGGGTTCCCGACGACAACGCGCCGGCGATCGCGCTGGCCGAATCGATCGGTTTCCGGTTGCATCACCGGTCGCGGTACGTGCTCCTGTAA
- the gjpA gene encoding outer membrane porin GjpA encodes MGSAVRRHTKAGICAATTAAIVAGPLLVQAPASINLPALPSVSTAAVQLTAAYNPLQPWQDAFKTAAANAGRLGDAISEAPAVLLQQFLVNQINHVGEVLKNPGNIGTVLGQIGHNVQSAITAATLLGTDPGNNSQSVDSNDGFHFILLQVIPKLLPTASNAVANRVVQEVFNFLASPLSGVLIGLAGPAISPAVALANSLTSIGASLSQGDAAKALQTAINIPAAMVNGVLNGANLNLDLVAKLINKTIPLSDNAVVKALNIQFGGLFTAGSTGWDQKGLGGSILNSLGQTVYADIIGTDLQIDGLGIGPIGATVSLGRILAKAIGWSGTGNPLAPKAAADPAAATQVSVTKAATDNSITSIPQPALAVTPVKATVSEASETPAKPAAPAKSETTPATPATPATPATPATPATAETPATPATPATPATPATPATPTKADNQKSDDAKPDTTKPDTTKSDSTKSDSTKSDSTKSDSTKPETKKPEKKPTKPKAEKPKPVKKPAPAKSTAGQGGSAHSGADAA; translated from the coding sequence ATGGGTTCAGCAGTCCGTCGCCATACCAAGGCGGGTATCTGCGCAGCGACCACGGCGGCCATCGTGGCCGGCCCATTGCTTGTGCAGGCACCTGCCTCGATCAACCTTCCGGCGCTGCCGTCGGTCAGCACCGCCGCGGTGCAGTTGACCGCGGCATACAACCCGCTGCAGCCGTGGCAGGACGCGTTCAAGACCGCCGCGGCGAATGCGGGACGCCTCGGTGACGCCATCTCCGAGGCGCCGGCGGTACTGCTGCAGCAGTTCCTGGTCAACCAGATCAACCACGTCGGCGAGGTGCTGAAGAACCCCGGCAACATCGGCACGGTTTTGGGCCAGATCGGGCACAACGTGCAGTCGGCGATCACCGCCGCGACGCTGCTTGGCACCGACCCCGGCAACAACTCGCAGTCCGTCGACTCGAACGATGGTTTCCACTTCATCCTGCTCCAGGTGATTCCGAAGCTGCTTCCGACGGCCTCGAACGCCGTGGCAAACCGGGTCGTGCAGGAGGTGTTCAACTTCCTGGCATCGCCGCTGAGCGGGGTCCTGATCGGCCTGGCAGGACCGGCGATCAGCCCGGCGGTGGCGCTGGCCAACAGCCTCACCAGTATCGGCGCGTCCCTGTCACAAGGCGACGCGGCGAAAGCGCTGCAGACCGCGATCAACATCCCGGCTGCCATGGTCAACGGCGTCCTCAACGGCGCCAACCTCAACCTGGACCTCGTGGCCAAGCTGATCAACAAGACCATTCCCCTGAGTGACAATGCCGTCGTCAAGGCGCTCAACATCCAGTTCGGTGGACTGTTCACCGCTGGATCGACTGGCTGGGACCAGAAGGGCCTGGGTGGCTCGATCCTGAACTCGCTCGGGCAGACCGTCTACGCCGACATCATCGGGACGGACCTGCAGATCGACGGTCTGGGCATCGGGCCCATCGGCGCCACGGTGTCGCTCGGCCGCATCCTCGCCAAGGCAATCGGCTGGAGTGGTACCGGTAATCCGTTGGCCCCCAAGGCTGCCGCTGACCCGGCTGCTGCGACGCAGGTATCGGTGACCAAGGCCGCCACGGACAACTCGATCACCTCGATCCCGCAGCCCGCGCTGGCCGTGACACCGGTGAAGGCGACCGTCTCCGAGGCATCGGAGACACCTGCGAAGCCTGCTGCGCCGGCCAAGTCGGAGACGACGCCCGCTACTCCGGCCACGCCCGCCACCCCGGCGACGCCCGCAACGCCGGCCACCGCCGAGACGCCGGCGACCCCGGCTACTCCGGCGACGCCCGCCACTCCGGCGACACCCGCCACCCCGACGAAGGCTGACAACCAGAAGTCGGACGATGCCAAGCCGGATACGACCAAGCCGGACACCACCAAGTCCGACTCGACCAAGTCCGACTCGACCAAGTCCGACTCCACCAAGTCCGACTCGACCAAGCCCGAGACGAAGAAGCCCGAGAAGAAGCCGACCAAGCCGAAGGCCGAGAAGCCTAAGCCTGTGAAGAAGCCGGCACCGGCGAAATCGACTGCAGGCCAGGGCGGTTCGGCCCACAGTGGGGCTGACGCAGCCTAG